tcgtaaagatgtgacgcttagcattcaggccaaatagtttaatcttggtttcatcagatcagagaatcttgtttgtcatggtctgagagtctttaggtgcctttatctccacagaggaccagCGGGTACTTGGTCAactccctggccaaggcccttctcccccgattgctcagtttggccgggcagccagctttaggaagagtcttggtggttacaaacttatttcatttaagaatgatggaggcccctgtgttcttggggactgtcaatgctgcagaaatattttggtacccttccccagatctgtacctcgacacaatcctgagtccttcgacctcatggcttagtttttgatctgacatgcactgtcaacggtgggaccttatatagacaggtgtgtgcctttccaaatcatgtccaatcaattgaatttaccataagtggactccaatcaagttgtagatacatctcaaggatgatcaatggaaacaggatgcacctaagctcaatttcgggtcttatagcaaagggtaaaaacatttttgttgttgactttttaaatgtattaaattttagattaaggttgtaacgtaacaaaatatgtaaaaagtcaaggggtctgaatacttttccgaaggcactgtaaatatgtgatcatatacaaatgaaagcaaggtttgaaattattatgttttagtcaaatattctatctgtttgggcttcttgtggtcagTTTGCAATCTACAAATTATTTGcaattatgttccagccccctgATCTTTCACTCAAGAAAAAATCAGCCCGCAGCTTATCCCACcacaacaggctgaaatttcaggcggtcttttcaaacagctcttacactacaAGGACATTATCACAATCTtcccaatttcacagtattattccaacttcatcgtgtggaaatatatataaaacacaggaaatcacatttttgactgcactgggcctttaagcaaTAACTCATTTGATTTAATTAAATCTGACGTAAAGTTAAATGTATACGCTTAGTTAAATCTGACTCTAAAATGTATGTGTGCCCCCCACCCCTCTTCCACTCTAATCTAATTGTATCACTATTTCATCTCCAGAGCTTAACTCCCAGCTGAAGTTGGAGAGCTCTACCCAGAGTCAATCCATTGGGGCGGTGCGCTGGAATCTTCCTGAAGAGGACCTCCAGGCCCACAGCTCAGCCCCTACCAGCCCCCGCAAGAGCAGTGCCCCCTCCACACATCGCTCATCGGTAGgctacacacatgcacgcacacacacctccatCCACTCACAGCATCACATCAGCATCCAGTCCATCCCAAACACTTCCTGTTAAATTGTCTACTCTTCTACCTGTATATGTTCCTTTGTACTGTTTTTCTACCTTTACCTGCCTACCtgttcatactgtatgtgtgtgtgtgtgtctcttgtaGCAACACCCTCATCAGAATGGCATGAAGAACCTGCGCAGTCTACAGGAATGTGTCCGCTTCATCAACCACTGGAAGGAGCAGGTGGCCCAAGTCTGCAAGGTACAGTAGGACcctgaaagggagagagagagagggaaggggggggggggatatatatCTATAGAAAGAACAAGGGAGGAGGGAACAAAAGCTGTAACTGAGAAAGTTTAGAGGTACAAATGTATGTCCAATGTTAGTATGATAGTATTAGTGAGTGTTATTTTGTCTCTTATTTGTATTCATGCAAAATGTGCGGCGAAGGAAAAATAGTAGGCCCGGCTTAGAGGGGCTGGTGTCAGTCACTAGGAAACtttgaggagggggggggggggggtcagcgcAGGCctcccagatagcatatgatatgaaaatgtgttgaaatgcaaGGGGGCCAGGTGGGGTTGGAGATATGGTAGGGAGTGCTGACCTGGCTTCTGGCCTCCAAGGCAGTAACAGGGTTACGTAAACAAAAAACACTCTCAACCATCCCATTTTGAATTCATTTGATCCCATTTTGAATTTATTTGATCTAGTAATTTATTTAATGCGTAGTTGTTTTTGCCTTTTTGCaggatttttttgtgtgtgaatcAAACACATATTACACACACAATCCCAAGCTGTACTTTGTCAATGGAGACCACAGAATTTCTACACCATTGCTTTGCCTTTAAGATGATTGAGATGAGATAGCTATACACACTATTGAGAATGTACAGTATGGTATTGACCTGGTTGCTGTGTTGTCTTGTTGCAGAGTGGCAGTGATGCGGGGAAGGGCACCAGTAAAGGAGAGACCCCTGTGGAACTGAAAACAGAACACAGTCTGGAAGAGAGCAGGAAACTCATTGTGCTGTGGGCCAATGAGCTCAACAGCGTCGACAAGGCGAGAAAAAAACGAATACTgacttttttttgtgtgtactCTATCAAATGTTCGCTTGAAGTATCATAACTATCAattaatcaaatttatttataaagccctttttacatcagcggatgtcacaaagtgctatacggaaacccagcctaaaaccccaaacagcaagcaatgcagatgtagaagcacggtggctaggaaacactccctagaaaggcaggaacctaggaagaaacctagaggaaccaggctctgagggctggccagtcctcttctggctgtgccgggtggagatagtacatggccattaaggtcagattgttcttcaagatgttcaaacgttcatagctGATGAGCAGGGTCATTTAAAGAtcgagacagcagagagagagagtcataaaCAGCAGgcccgggacaaggtagcatgtccagtgaacaggtcagggttgcatagtcgcaggcagaacagttgaaattggagtagcagcacaaccaggtggactagaggaagccaggagtcatcaggccaggtcctgaggcatggtcctagggctcaaaTCCTCCggaaggggatggagagagggagagagagagaataagagacgCAAGACACCATAACTAGCTATTTTAAGTCAATTTATTCATAAATAAATGACTTTGAATTTGACTGAAAACCTTCAACTGTATTCCTCTGTGCCTCCTCAGCTGGCGAAGGCTAGGCCCTGGGTGCAGGAGAgatgtgaggaggaggaggaagaagaaaacAAGGATGGCGAGGAGGACCCCGATGAGGAAGTGCAGCAGAGGATCATGGAGTGGGCCAAGGAGCTGCAGAGCGcctcagaggtgagaggtcagggGTGACGGGTCAAGGTCAAGGTCAAGGATATGGATGGAAATGGGGGGAAAACGGTGTTCCAAACTGATAGCAATTTGTATAACTTAGCATTCAAACAGCATTGGTTAACTGCTATCTGCAGATTTGCTACCAAATAGATACCATTTAGCATAAGGGCTAAAAAGTGTGATAGGACTGATAGAGATGACTTGGTATTAATGTCTGTCTGGCTATGTGTCTGTCTACACAGAGTTGTGGGGTGCAGAGCAATGAGCTAGGCAATGTTCTGCGTCTGCTGGGTCTGAGGAAGAAGAGACTGATCAACCTCCTGCCCTTACTGGAGTTCATTACTTGGTCACTGCTCAAGGAGGACTGCAAGgtgagatgacacacacacacacacacacacacacaaaaacacacaagcaaacacaaaAACATACACACCTCCCAAAAAATGAAGGAAAAAATCTGTAAAAGTGGTCAACACTAAGTTAGAGAAGTAGTTTATTAGAGCTCTTCTCATAAAACAACTCAGAATGTTATGTACAACTTCTTCTTTTCTGAAGTCGTTCACTTGCCTGAATCCATTGTAAATTAGCAATATTTCCTCTTAAACGTAGATTGAGAATCAGCTATACAGTTATATAGTCTACATAATCAAAtatgcatacagtgccttcagactcGAGGCACACctgatttggggagtttctcccattcttctctgcagatcctctcaagctttgtcagctcgctacacagctattttcaggtctctccagagatgttcgatcgggttcaagtccgggctctggcccggccactcaaggacattcagaaacttgtcacgaagccactcctgcattgtcttagctgtgtgcttatggttgttgtcctgttggaaggtgaaccttcgccccagtctgaggcccttagcgctctggagcaggttttcatcaaggatctctctgtactttgctccgttcatctttccctcgatcctgattagtcttcAAGTCCCTGcaagctgaaaaacatccccacaacatgatgctgccaccaccatgcttcaccatagagatggtgcccggtttcctccagaagtgacacttggcattcaggccaaagagtgcaatcttggtttcatcagaccaaagaatcttgtttctcatggtctgagtccttttggtgccttttggcaaactccaatcgggctgtcatgtgcattttactgaagagtggcttccgtctggccactgtaccataaaggcctgattggtggagtgctgcagagatgattgtccttctggaaggttctcccatctctacagaggaactctggagctctgtcagagtgaccaccgggttcttggtcacatccctgaccaaggcccttcttccctgattgctcagtttggccgggcggccaggtctaggaagagtctttgtggtttcaaatttcttccatttaagaatgatggaggccactgtgttcttggggaccttcaatgctgcagaaatgttttggtacctttccccagatctgtgcctcgacacaatcctgtctcagagctctacggacaattccttcgacctcatggcttggtttttgctctgacatttgcactgtcaactgtgggtctTATATAGACacgcgtgtgcctttccaaatcatgtccaatcaattaaatctACCACAggtaaagttgtagaaacatctgaaggatgatcaatggaaacaggatgcactggaGCTCAATtttaagtctcatagcaaaaaggtctgaatacttttttaattagcaaaaaaactgttttcgctttgtcattatgggttattgtgtgtagattaacgtggggaaaaatgtatttaatcaatttaagaataaggctgtaacgtaacaaaatgtgggaaaagggaaggggtctgaatactttccaaatacgcTGTGTACCATTTCAGCTCACAGTAATATGGTGGAAATGAAACTATTAAAGACAATTCTTTACCTACATTCATACACTTTGTCTGTGTTCCTATTTTCAGGGTGGCATTTCTCCGCTGTGGCTGTCAGCAAAGCAGCGCACCTGGAAGGCAGGCACTCCAAGATACATCCCTAACTCAGTGTGGAACTGGATGATCAGTGCATCAGGTAACTATCCGTCTATTTGGACACGTGCTTTAATATGAACTATTAATACATTAAAAAAGAATCACAGAAAAGAAGAATGAATAAAAGTATACATTTAAAGCATTTTCATACATTTTGCCCAAACCTTAAACTACAACAAAATATTGGTACTACTAGGATAGAAAAGACGAAGAGTGGAAAATGGATgacagaatgttatttaaaatggTGAAAGTAAAACATGTGTAGCACATTTCAAAAAGTTGTCAACTCTCTCCTCCCTGTAGCCGATGTGACCTTTGACCCCATGACCAACCACCTGTGGCTCCAGCTCTCAGATGACCACCGCAAGGTCCAGGAGGGCATATCTGAGTCCAATCTGCCCTTCAGTCCCCAGCGCTTCGACGCCTGGCCTGGCGTGCTGGGCTGGGAGGGATACGCCTCCGGACGGCACTACTGGGAAGTCGACATAGCCAACAACGGCTACTGGCGGGTTGGCCTGACCACGGCGAGTGCCAAACGCCAGGGCCGCTTCCCCATGAGCCCCCAGACAGGCTACTGGACCCTGTGGCGCAGCATGCACCAGTTCTACGCCTGTACCAAGCCTGAGACGCCCCTGCCCCTGGGTCTGGTGGCCCGCCGGATGGGGATCTATCTAGACTACGAGGAAGGACAGATCTCCTTCTACAACGCAGAGACCAAGACCCACATCTATACATTCACAGGCAAGTTCAAGGAGAAGCTGTACCCGGTGTTTGCCCCACTGGACGGACGCGCACTCATCACCATCATCTCGCCACACAAGGTCTCTACACTTTGAAGACATCATGGGTCTTTGGTTAAGAGATTCTCCCCAACATAAGCTGACTACAGCCCTGGTTTTCCTTTGCCTTTCAATCACTGGCTTATTTGGACTtggaaaaccaggtgtgtggagtGGACTCTGGTTAATCAATAAGCTTCATTGATCAATGAAGTACCAAGAATAAGAGAAAACCATTGGAGAAGAGTTTGAGCAGTTGACACTTTGACCTGCAAAGCCTTGGGTTGAGCTTGGGTTTGCCCTGTTTCTACAACAGTTGGCTTAGAAACTTCTGTATGGATCCTAGGAGCTGTATGGGAAGAAGCAAATAGGAAACTTCATACCctaaaataaaacaaatgaatTTGACAAGCTAGATTTAAACAGTACATGTCTGAAAAGCCCCCCTGTTTTAATACGTAAAAGAAAAAATcaaaatactgtatataaatTGCATTATAATACTGAAACAGCTAGCTAAATGGAAGATGGGAAATGTATACTGAGGAAATCTTACTACAATATATCTATATATTGCAGTGTATCTATTtacctatatacagtatctataccttatgtctTCATATATTTATGCACTTTCATAATATGTATACAGtgcctacagaaagtattcacaccccttgactttttccacattttgttgtgttatagccggaattttaaatggattaaatttcgatttgtcactggcctacacacaatacaatacaatgtcaaaatggaattatgtttttagaaatgtttacaaattaataaaatatgaaaagcttgagtcaatatgtattcaacccctttgttatggcaagcctaaataagttcaggagtaagaaTTTGCTTAACAActcacataatacgttgcatggactctgtgtgcaataattatgttttttgaattactacctcatctctctaccccacacatacaattatctgtcaggtccctcagtcgagcagtgaatttccaacagatttaaccacaaagaccagggaggttttgcaATGCctagcaaagaagggcacctattggtagatgggtaaaaaacaagcagacattgaatatccctttgagcatggtgaagttattaaactttggatggtgtatcaatacacccagtcactacaaagatacaggtgtccttcctatcgcagttgccagagaggaaggaaacagctcagggatttcaccatgaggccaatgattactttaaaacagttacagagttgaattgCTGTGATAggtgaaaactgaggatggatcaacaacattgtagtttctTCATAATAGTAACTtaattgacagagtaaaaagaaggaagcctgtacagaataaaaaatattccaaaacatgcattctctttgcaacaaggcactaaagtaatactgcaaagaatgtggcaaagcaattaacttttgcactgaatacaaagtgttatgtttggggcaaatccaatacagcacATAACTGAGtagcactctccatattttcaatcaTAGTTGCGGCTGCATCATAACATGGGTATGCCAGTAATCGTTAAGGACAAAAAGGatgaaaaagaaacagaatggagctaagcacaggcaaaatcctagaggaaaacctggttcagtctgctttccaccagacactgggagattaattcaccttttagcaggacagtaacctaaaacacaaggtcaaatctttactggagttgcttaccaagaagacagtgaatgttcctgagtcgtcgagttacagttttgacttaaatctatttgAAAATAATCAAATTAGCAGCATTTAACTGCTTGTAAGAGGGAATATTATTTCATTGAATTACATTGACATCATAACCTCATGATTAAGAATGATTCTTCCTGAATAAGAGGCAGCCTCTTTAACGTGCTAAAACTCTGATTGTGAAAGAAGCACACATTTCTTGACAGTTCTGCATTTGACAAAAATAACACTCAGTTTATAATTGTCCAGGGAGCTTATGAAGGTCACATGACATTTTCTATGCGTATCACTCTGCATATGTGAACTCTAAGTGAGAGTTCTGCATAGTGCAAGTGTGGTTGTTAGAATACTGTACACAAACAGCTCTATGATGTTGTAGATGTGCTCTGACACCTACAGTATCACTGTACAACCCCACCCATAGCAATGATGGTGTGATCACCCACCCCTCCAGGCTCCGGTGAAATAACAAACATTGAAAACAACACCGTGAAGAACAATAAACAAATGCTGAACAGGAAGAACGTTAAACATCAGATGTGACAAATGATTGAAAGAGATGATAACATACACAGGAGAGGTCAAAAACCTAATGCTGTCATGCATACAGTAACACAACCCTACAATATCGACAAGGGATATAAGTAGAGTATGTTTATTTTCATTCACTGTGAAGTCCTTAGTAGTGGTTTATGATCTTGAATGGGTTTCACACAAGTGGACAGATACTGGGGTTATTTGTTACCTGGCATCCAGGCCAacgcctctctcacacacacccagggTCCATAGGCCTCACAGTCCACAGCAAATAGACTCCCGCCCCCCCTCGGGTCTGCACAGACCCTACGCTCCGGGTCCAACAACCCTGTTGGCTCATCTTATTCTTTCCCACTTTCTTCTCCTCAGATTGAGTTATCACAAAAAGATATACCTCAATCTATGTTACATCGtttgctctctcacacaaacactctctttttgtatccctccctctcctccttataCCATCTCAGTGTGCTCCTCTATGGCAGTCAGGCTGGTGTTGCGCTGCTGACATAACTCAGAGCTCTCCCTCCACTTCCTGTTTTCCTCCAGGCGCACAGAGAAGAAGTAGCAACGCCCCCACCACCACAGCCACCGCTCTGGACACAGCCTGCATCTGGAGTCTACACGATAGGGGGAGAGGATGGTATGTGAGACAGACAGGGCAGGGACAAGATAGCTAAAGCATAGGATGCCACATAGAAGCATGTTGGTTTAGGATTGAAAGGTTTATAGGAATGACTAGAAGAAGAACAAACAGGTCGCAGTCATAAAAACCTGCTGGCTACTCCTATATTTTCAATGTACTTTGACTTTAAGAGTCAATAGATCATAATGTTGTCAACTGACTCATCTGAAATAGATTGAGTGCATGTGAATCTGTTTGTTTAGGGTGGAGTGGGCCTGTAAAGTACAGAATGAGTGTTCTCATATATGAAGAGACCTACTCATGAAGAGTCATAAAACGGGTCAGTGATAGTGATGAGCACCGTGAGTGAcaatgtgaagcatggtggtgactctGTGGAGGTCCGCTTGGCGCTGATGCTGTCGCTCCACTGGCTCTGTTCCGAGTGCCGTAGCTTTTAGAACTAATGAGGGAATATTAGAAATACAAACAAATTACAAGTTGAAATTGTGTTATCATAGGAGTTTAACATCTAAACAATGCTTTTTGATTTAGGCACTGTGGTAGCAACTGTACTAAATGTCTTTGTTGTGGTTGTAATTATTGATGCATGAAAACAAGTGAAGTAAATGACAGATAGGGAAGTCATATTAAAAGTGTATATACAGGTTGTAGCCTAGGCTGTAGTGTAGTAGGCTATGTAAAAGATACATGGGTAAATTGTCTGAATACTGAGATTGGCTAGAGCCAATAGAAGTGCTTTGACAAGAAGAACCGTGACCAACATAATGGCTATTTGAAAACCCAGTCGGTTTCTTTGGCAGCACTGTCTACCTGCAAAGACCAGCAAATAGTCACAGAAATCCTCCAATTCATCTCAGTACAGGATTCATCGTTAACATCCACactacaaaaaaaacatttgtttggTTGAGAATTTTAACCAGATGCAGTTTCTGCTTAGCCAAACCATTACCATTGTCATGTATGGTGGAGAAATTACAAGATGATGTTATAATACTGTtgttgcatcaaatggttgttttatgcattAGAATAGGGTTCTATTAGTACACGcttatctgtgtctgtgtgaccTGAGAGGAGTCTTTGAGGCTCAACGCTGACAATTGATTTATGAATGGCTTGGTGATAAAAACCTAAAAACTGCATTCCATAGCATGAGTTGGTGTTTGTGTATTAtgaggtaccagggagagatgtcTCGGGTAAGGATAATGAGGGGAACCTTGTTTTTGCGGGCCAGACCCTGGTTTCCACACAATGAAAACAGTCttcacagcagatactgtctgctgtgaataaTTTATATATTTCATACAAATTCTAACCTTGTGACCCActccatacatctgttgtttgacATGTAGACTAAGGGGGTGTATATTTGCTATAACGTATATTTGTGTTCTACAGATTGATTTTGAGTGTCATGCTGACATTCTCTGGGCTTCTTAGTGAACTTTCCATTCCACTCATTTGAACTCTGGCTGTCTTTTCATTGTTTTTACTCATAGTCTCAAAAACTTCTGAGCTCTCAAGTGCTTTCAGTGTacactcctccccttcctctgatTCTAAGGGACTCATTTTAAGAATTAATTATACAATTAGTTGTATAAAATCAGGTTTGTTTAAATCTACCTGTTAGAAGACTGTTGACAATTAAATTGTTCATCAATAATATTGTATTAATTTATGTCGGCATTAGGAAATTGTAAAGGAATGAAAAAAACaacattgtctttgtcccccaaaatgttttattatgaaCTTTGGAACAAGGTTCTTGTTATTAAGTCAATTCTATTTTGTCTTAACAGTAGTAATAAACAATTCATTGTACACAATTCAGAAAAGATAAACAATAAAAATAACTCAAACATCTTTCAGGAGGCCCACGCAACTTTTAGTTGAAGTCTGGGCCTCCTCACATGTAGGTGGTTAGCTTGGGCCTCCTCGTGGAGGTAGTTGGTCTGGGCCTGCTCGCAGAGATAGTTGTAACAGAGGCCCTTGGTCCTGGACCTATTTGATTCCCTGAGGGCAGTGAAGaaggcaggccaggcagcagcACACCTCCCAGGCCCTGTCTAGCTGCACCCCTGATCCGGATAGGGTGAACCGCCCTCAGGTAACGGAACGCTATCATCTTGTCCATCAGACAGCAAACGTGTTCGCTGCAGAGGTAGTGGTAGGGCCTGGTAGGAGGGGTTGGGTGTGTCCCCTCGCTTGCGGCGGCTGGAGTGGACGTCGGAGAGGGTGTCGGCACCCTCGAGGAACTAGAGCTGGCGGCCGTTGGCTAGGCGGGGCTGGAAAGAAGTGATGTAACGCTGGCTGGGGATCTGGTGGGGAGAGGGAACGAGGGTGCTCAAGGCTTATAGGTCACAATAACAGTATAGGTGAAAAGCAAAGGAAATATAAAACTCTTACCGATAACAGTTATCTCTAACAATCACGTGGTTCGTtaagtctgagatcctgagtagTCAAAACAATGGCTTTGTTTTGGTGGACTACACAATACAACCTAAAACCAGCATTATCTCATGATTCTACTGACATTGTAATGATTATTTACTGATAAGAGTCAAGTTCATGCTATGGGGCAAGTACAGTATGTAATCTGATGTTACCTAGGTTTCATTCAAACTTtctttgtattttgtatttatttttggtctcactctgtctcccactctctccacaCCTCTACCTCTCTATGCCCCCGCCCCCCTCCTTCCACCAAGAAGTTACCCTCCCTACTCTCCCCTCCGCATACTCCCTTTTCaaccctctccctgtctcatccGTCTCTGCAGCAGCTCCATCCAGGTGCTCCAGACGTGGGACACGGTGGACTCTGACACCCTGAAGCGGAAGGCCTGGATGATGAAGGGAGGGTTCTGGATGgaaaacaagagagagaaacGGGGTATCAAAAATAAGTGCTCAATTGATGTAACAATCAGGATGGGGTCAATTCAGTTTTCAATTCAGGCAATTCAGGTGGTGAACTGAAATTTACTTCATGCATCGAAAATTCCCCATTGTTTTCTATATGGACTTTATGATTCCTGAATGGAAAACTGGATTGACTTCAACCACAACAAATGTTTTTTGCCATCCTTTATAAGTGAATCTAGGCAAATAAATACGGTGACACCTAGTGGCAGTTTTGTGCTGCAGCAGGCACACAGCAGGTTGACTATCAGCAATGTGATTCATCACAACTCAATGCCTCATTAAAGGATAAATATATGACTTATAAAGGCCAATAACATTTATTATGTAggacatatacactgagtgtacaaaacattaagaacatctgctctttccatgacagactgaccagatgaatcaaggtgaaagttatgatcccttattgatgtcacttgttaaatccccttcaatcagtgtagatgaagcggAGGAGACGTATAATAAGCGTTttcagccttgagacaattgagacatggattgtgtatgtgtgccattcagagggtgaatggacaagatacaatacttaagtgcctttgaacagggtatggtagtaggtgccaggcacaccggtttgtgtcaagaactgctgggtttttcacgctcatcagtttcccgtgtgtatcaagaatggcccaccacccaaaggacatccagtcaacatgggccagcatccctgtgaagcgctttcgacaccttgtagagtccatgctccgacaaattgaggctgttctgagggcaaaagtgggtacaactcaatattaggaaggtgttcctaatgtttggtatactccgtGTATTTtcgtccaccagagctgtgggGTTGAGGTGGGGGTTGAGTGAAGGTGGTGGAGGGAGGCCTGGAAGAGGAGGTGGGGCGTTTGTACTTGTCCACCTCGTCACGCAGGGCAGCCATCTCCACACGCTGGGCCAGGAGCTTCTCCTCCTGGGCCCACACCCTGGCCTCATGGCTTTTAGGGCCTGGCGCTCACACGCCCACTGCCTCTAAGTGGGGGgatgggagggggaggagagggagaagagaaaaggagagcgGGGAGGTAGAAAATGAGAGAAATTAAGCGTGAGAAGAGAGAATAATCAGAGAGATTTGCCACGGTCCTTTGCCAGCTAGCAACttactctctttccctcttccccCACCTCAGCTCCTTCTCGTCCAGCTGCCGCACCTTGTCCTCCATGGTCTTGCGGAGGTTGTGGAGGGCCTGCTCCTGCCGGTGCTGGTCCTTAGCCATGCCCTTGACCAGTGCACCCAGCTGGGCCGGGCTGCTGGGAATGGCCAGGCGCCCGTGGTCGTGTTGGAAGCATCTCCGGGGACTGTGGTCAACATGCATTCCTGCCATCAGCTTCCCACCCAAGGCAGGATCACCAAGTCCAATAGGGGAATCTGGGGTAGAGGGTTA
The sequence above is drawn from the Salvelinus namaycush isolate Seneca chromosome 36, SaNama_1.0, whole genome shotgun sequence genome and encodes:
- the LOC120030707 gene encoding butyrophilin subfamily 1 member A1-like, translating into MTLNLTENLQLYSSVPPQLAKARPWVQERCEEEEEEENKDGEEDPDEEVQQRIMEWAKELQSASESCGVQSNELGNVLRLLGLRKKRLINLLPLLEFITWSLLKEDCKGGISPLWLSAKQRTWKAGTPRYIPNSVWNWMISASADVTFDPMTNHLWLQLSDDHRKVQEGISESNLPFSPQRFDAWPGVLGWEGYASGRHYWEVDIANNGYWRVGLTTASAKRQGRFPMSPQTGYWTLWRSMHQFYACTKPETPLPLGLVARRMGIYLDYEEGQISFYNAETKTHIYTFTGKFKEKLYPVFAPLDGRALITIISPHKVSTL